The Ovis aries strain OAR_USU_Benz2616 breed Rambouillet chromosome 11, ARS-UI_Ramb_v3.0, whole genome shotgun sequence genome window below encodes:
- the MYO1C gene encoding unconventional myosin-Ic isoform X3 yields the protein MEKRALGSDGVRVTMESALTARDRVGVQDFVLLENFTSEAAFIENLRRRFRENLIYTYIGPVLVSVNPYRDLQIYSRQHMERYRGVSFYEVPPHLFAVADTVYRALRTERRDQAVMISGESGAGKTEATKRLLQFYAETCPAPERGGAVRDRLLQSNPVLEAFGNAKTLRNDNSSRFGKYMDVQFDFKGAPVGGHILSYLLEKSRVVHQNHGERNFHIFYQLLEGGEEETLRRLGLERNPQSYLYLVKGQCAKVSSINDKSDWKVVRKALTVIDFTEDEVEDLLSIVASVLHLGNTHFAANEESNAQVTTENQLKYLTRLLGVEGSTLREALTHRKIIAKGEELLSPLNLEQAAYARDALAKAVYSRTFTWLVAKINRSLASKDAESPSWRSTTVLGLLDIYGFEVFQHNSFEQFCINYCNEKLQQLFIELTLKSEQEEYEAEGIAWEPVQYFNNKIICDLVEEKFKGIISILDEECLRPGEATDLTFLEKLEDTVKHHPHFLTHKLADQRTRKSLDRGEFRLLHYAGEVTYNVTGFLDKNNDLLFRNLKETMCSSENPILSQCFDRSELSDKKRPETVATQFKMSLLELVEILKSKEPAYVRCIKPNDSKQPGRFDEVLIRHQVKYLGLMENLRVRRAGFAYRRKYEAFLQRYKSLCPETWPTWPGRPQDGVTVLARHLGYKPEEYKMGRTKIFIRFPKTLFATEDALELRRQSLATKIQATWRGFHCRQKFLRVKRSATCIQSWWRGTLGRRKAARRKWAAQTIRRLIQGFILRHAPRCPENAFFVDHVRTSFLLNLRRQLPRNILDTSWPTPPPALREASELLRELCRKNMVWKYCRSISPEWKQQLQQKAVASEIFKGKKDNYPQSVPRLFISTRLGADEINPRVLQALGSEPIQYAVPVVKYDRKGYKPRSRQLLLTPNAVVIVEDAKVKQRIEYTNLTGISVSSLSDSLFVLHVQREDNKQKGDVVLQSDHVIETLTKTALSADRVNNININQGSITFAGGPGRDGIIDFTPGSELLITKAKNGHLAVVAPRLNSR from the exons ATGGAGAAGAGG GCCCTGGGCAGTGACGGGGTGCGGGTCACCATGGAGAGCGCTCTGACCGCCCGTGATCGGGTGGGGGTACAGGACTTCGTGCTGCTGGAGAACTTCACCAGCGAGGCTGCCTTCATTGAGAACCTGCGACGGCGCTTCCGGGAGAACCTGATCTAT ACCTACATTGGCCCCGTGCTGGTTTCCGTCAACCCCTACCGGGACCTGCAGATCTACAGCCGGCAGCACATGGAGCGTTACCGAGGCGTCAGCTTCTATGAGGTTCCCCCTCACCT GTTCGCGGTGGCCGACACTGTCTATCGGGCACTACGCACGGAGCGCCGGGACCAGGCAGTGATGATCTCTGGGGAAAGCGGAGCAGGCAAGACTGAGGCCACCAAGCGGCTGCTGCAGTTCTATGCCGAGACCTGCCCAGCCCCTGAGCGGGGTGGTGCTGTGCGGGACCGGCTGCTGCAGAGCAACCCGGTGCTAGAG GCCTTTGGCAATGCGAAGACCCTCCGGAACGATAACTCCAGCAGGTTTGGGAAGTACATGGACGTGCAGTTTGACTTCAAG GGCGCCCCCGTGGGCGGCCACATCCTCAGTTACCTCCTGGAGAAGTCCCGGGTGGTGCACCAAAATCACGGGGAGAGGAACTTCCACATCTTCTACCAGCTGCTGGAGGGGGGTGAGGAGGAGACGCTGCGCAGGCTGGGCCTGGAACGGAACCCGCAGAGCTACCTGTACCTGGTGAAG GGCCAGTGCGCCAAAGTCTCCTCCATCAACGACAAGAGTGATTGGAAGGTGGTCAGGAAGGCCCTGACTGTCATCGACTTCACTGAGGACGAGGTGGAG GACCTGCTAAGCATCGTGGCCAGTGTCCTGCATCTGGGCAACACCCACTTTGCCGCCAATGAGGAGAGCAACGCTCAGGTCACCACCGAGAACCAGCTCAAGTACCTGACCAGG CTCCTTGGTGTGGAAGGCTCAACGTTGCGGGAAGCCCTGACCCACAGGAAGATCATCGCCAAGGGTGAAGAG CTCCTGAGCCCGCTGAACCTAGAACAGGCTGCGTATGCACGGGACGCCCTTGCCAAGGCCGTGTACAGTCGCACCTTTACCTGGCTGGTCGCGAAGATCAACAGGTCGCTGGCCTCCAAG GATGCCGAGAGCCCCAGCTGGCGGAGCACCACGGTCCTTGGGCTGCTGGACATTTACGGCTTTGAAGTGTTCCAGCACAACAG CTTTGAGCAGTTCTGCATAAATTACTGCAACGAAAAGCTGCAGCAGCTCTTCATCGAGCTCACCCTCAAGTCGGAGCAGGAGGAGTATGAAGCCGAGGGCATTGCG TGGGAGCCGGTCCAGTATTTCAACAACAAGATTATCTGTGACCTGGTGGAGGAGAAGTTCAAGGGCATCATCTCCATATTG GACGAGGAGTGTCTGCGTCCCGGGGAGGCCACGGACCTGACCTTCCTGGAGAAGCTAGAGGACACAGTCAAGCACCATCCACATTTCCTGAC GCACAAGCTGGCTGACCAGCGGACCAGGAAATCTCTGGACCGCGGGGAGTTCCGCCTCCTGCACTATGCTGGGGAGGTGACCTATAACGTGACCG GGTTTCTGGATAAAAACAACGACCTTCTCTTCCGGAACCTGAAGGAG ACCATGTGCAGCTCAGAGAATCCCATCCTGAGCCAGTGCTTCGACCGGAGTGAGCTCAGCGACAAGAAGCGGCCAGAGACG GTGGCCACCCAATTCAAGATGAGCCTCCTGGAGCTGGTAGAGATCTTGAAGTCAAAAGAGCCTGCCTATGTCCGCTGCATCAAGCCCAACGACTCCAAGCAGCCCG GCCGCTTTGATGAGGTGCTGATCCGGCACCAGGTGAAGTACCTAGGGCTGATGGAGAACCTGCGCGTGCGCAGAGCCGGCTTTGCCTACCGCCGCAAATACGAGGCTTTCCTGcagag GTACAAGTCACTGTGCCCAGAGACATGGCCCACGTGGCCAGGACGGCCCCAGGATGGGGTGACTGTGCTGGCCAGGCACCTGGGCTACAAGCCGGAAGAGTACAAGATGGGCAG GACCAAGATCTTCATCCGCTTCCCCAAGACCCTGTTTGCCACAGAGGACGCCTTGGAGCTCCGACGGCAGAGCCTGG CCACGAAGATCCAGGCCACCTGGAGGGGCTTTCACTGCCGGCAGAAGTTCCTCCGGGTGAAGCGATCAG CTACCTGCATCCAGTCATGGTGGCGCGGAACACTGGGCCGGAGGAAGGCGGCCAGGAGGAAGTGGGCGGCGCAGACCATCCGGCG GCTCATCCAGGGCTTCATCCTGCGCCATGCGCCCCGTTGCCCCGAGAATGCCTTCTTCGTGGACCATGTGCGCACCTCTTTTCTGCTCAACCTTCGGCGGCAGCTGCCCCGGAATATTCTGGACACTTCTTGGCCCACGCCCCCACCTGCCCTGCGTGAG GCCTCAGAGCTGCTGCGGGAGCTGTGCCGGAAGAACATGGTGTGGAAATACTGCCGGAGCATCAGCCCCGAATGGAAGCAGCAG CTGCAGCAAAAGGCCGTTGCGAGTGAGATCTTCAAGGGCAAGAAGGACAATTACCCCCAGAGTGTCCCCAGACTCTTCATCAGCACGCGGCTCG GTGCAGATGAGATCAACCCCAGAGTGCTGCAGGCCCTGGGCTCGGAGCCCATCCAG TACGCCGTGCCCGTCGTGAAGTATGACCGCAAGGGCTACAAGCCGCGCTCCCGGCAGCTGCTGCTGACGCCCAATGCCGTGGTCATCGTGGAGGACGCCAAGGTCAAGCAGAGGATAGAGTACACCAACCTGACCG GAATCTCTGTCAGCAGCCTGAGTGACAGCCTCTTTGTGCTCCACGTGCAGCGTGAGGACAATAAGCAGAAG GGGGACGTGGTGCTACAGAGTGACCACGTGATCGAGACCCTGACCAAGACGGCCCTCAGCGCTGACCGAGTAAACAACATCAACATCAACCAGGGCAG CATCACGTTCGCAGGGGGGCCCGGCagggatggcatcattgacttcaCACCCGGCTCAGAGCTGCTCATCACCAAGGCCAAGAACGGGCACCTGGCTGTG GTGGCTCCGCGGCTGAACTCGCGGTGA
- the MYO1C gene encoding unconventional myosin-Ic isoform X4, translating into MESALTARDRVGVQDFVLLENFTSEAAFIENLRRRFRENLIYTYIGPVLVSVNPYRDLQIYSRQHMERYRGVSFYEVPPHLFAVADTVYRALRTERRDQAVMISGESGAGKTEATKRLLQFYAETCPAPERGGAVRDRLLQSNPVLEAFGNAKTLRNDNSSRFGKYMDVQFDFKGAPVGGHILSYLLEKSRVVHQNHGERNFHIFYQLLEGGEEETLRRLGLERNPQSYLYLVKGQCAKVSSINDKSDWKVVRKALTVIDFTEDEVEDLLSIVASVLHLGNTHFAANEESNAQVTTENQLKYLTRLLGVEGSTLREALTHRKIIAKGEELLSPLNLEQAAYARDALAKAVYSRTFTWLVAKINRSLASKDAESPSWRSTTVLGLLDIYGFEVFQHNSFEQFCINYCNEKLQQLFIELTLKSEQEEYEAEGIAWEPVQYFNNKIICDLVEEKFKGIISILDEECLRPGEATDLTFLEKLEDTVKHHPHFLTHKLADQRTRKSLDRGEFRLLHYAGEVTYNVTGFLDKNNDLLFRNLKETMCSSENPILSQCFDRSELSDKKRPETVATQFKMSLLELVEILKSKEPAYVRCIKPNDSKQPGRFDEVLIRHQVKYLGLMENLRVRRAGFAYRRKYEAFLQRYKSLCPETWPTWPGRPQDGVTVLARHLGYKPEEYKMGRTKIFIRFPKTLFATEDALELRRQSLATKIQATWRGFHCRQKFLRVKRSATCIQSWWRGTLGRRKAARRKWAAQTIRRLIQGFILRHAPRCPENAFFVDHVRTSFLLNLRRQLPRNILDTSWPTPPPALREASELLRELCRKNMVWKYCRSISPEWKQQLQQKAVASEIFKGKKDNYPQSVPRLFISTRLGADEINPRVLQALGSEPIQYAVPVVKYDRKGYKPRSRQLLLTPNAVVIVEDAKVKQRIEYTNLTGISVSSLSDSLFVLHVQREDNKQKGDVVLQSDHVIETLTKTALSADRVNNININQGSITFAGGPGRDGIIDFTPGSELLITKAKNGHLAVVAPRLNSR; encoded by the exons ATGGAGAGCGCTCTGACCGCCCGTGATCGGGTGGGGGTACAGGACTTCGTGCTGCTGGAGAACTTCACCAGCGAGGCTGCCTTCATTGAGAACCTGCGACGGCGCTTCCGGGAGAACCTGATCTAT ACCTACATTGGCCCCGTGCTGGTTTCCGTCAACCCCTACCGGGACCTGCAGATCTACAGCCGGCAGCACATGGAGCGTTACCGAGGCGTCAGCTTCTATGAGGTTCCCCCTCACCT GTTCGCGGTGGCCGACACTGTCTATCGGGCACTACGCACGGAGCGCCGGGACCAGGCAGTGATGATCTCTGGGGAAAGCGGAGCAGGCAAGACTGAGGCCACCAAGCGGCTGCTGCAGTTCTATGCCGAGACCTGCCCAGCCCCTGAGCGGGGTGGTGCTGTGCGGGACCGGCTGCTGCAGAGCAACCCGGTGCTAGAG GCCTTTGGCAATGCGAAGACCCTCCGGAACGATAACTCCAGCAGGTTTGGGAAGTACATGGACGTGCAGTTTGACTTCAAG GGCGCCCCCGTGGGCGGCCACATCCTCAGTTACCTCCTGGAGAAGTCCCGGGTGGTGCACCAAAATCACGGGGAGAGGAACTTCCACATCTTCTACCAGCTGCTGGAGGGGGGTGAGGAGGAGACGCTGCGCAGGCTGGGCCTGGAACGGAACCCGCAGAGCTACCTGTACCTGGTGAAG GGCCAGTGCGCCAAAGTCTCCTCCATCAACGACAAGAGTGATTGGAAGGTGGTCAGGAAGGCCCTGACTGTCATCGACTTCACTGAGGACGAGGTGGAG GACCTGCTAAGCATCGTGGCCAGTGTCCTGCATCTGGGCAACACCCACTTTGCCGCCAATGAGGAGAGCAACGCTCAGGTCACCACCGAGAACCAGCTCAAGTACCTGACCAGG CTCCTTGGTGTGGAAGGCTCAACGTTGCGGGAAGCCCTGACCCACAGGAAGATCATCGCCAAGGGTGAAGAG CTCCTGAGCCCGCTGAACCTAGAACAGGCTGCGTATGCACGGGACGCCCTTGCCAAGGCCGTGTACAGTCGCACCTTTACCTGGCTGGTCGCGAAGATCAACAGGTCGCTGGCCTCCAAG GATGCCGAGAGCCCCAGCTGGCGGAGCACCACGGTCCTTGGGCTGCTGGACATTTACGGCTTTGAAGTGTTCCAGCACAACAG CTTTGAGCAGTTCTGCATAAATTACTGCAACGAAAAGCTGCAGCAGCTCTTCATCGAGCTCACCCTCAAGTCGGAGCAGGAGGAGTATGAAGCCGAGGGCATTGCG TGGGAGCCGGTCCAGTATTTCAACAACAAGATTATCTGTGACCTGGTGGAGGAGAAGTTCAAGGGCATCATCTCCATATTG GACGAGGAGTGTCTGCGTCCCGGGGAGGCCACGGACCTGACCTTCCTGGAGAAGCTAGAGGACACAGTCAAGCACCATCCACATTTCCTGAC GCACAAGCTGGCTGACCAGCGGACCAGGAAATCTCTGGACCGCGGGGAGTTCCGCCTCCTGCACTATGCTGGGGAGGTGACCTATAACGTGACCG GGTTTCTGGATAAAAACAACGACCTTCTCTTCCGGAACCTGAAGGAG ACCATGTGCAGCTCAGAGAATCCCATCCTGAGCCAGTGCTTCGACCGGAGTGAGCTCAGCGACAAGAAGCGGCCAGAGACG GTGGCCACCCAATTCAAGATGAGCCTCCTGGAGCTGGTAGAGATCTTGAAGTCAAAAGAGCCTGCCTATGTCCGCTGCATCAAGCCCAACGACTCCAAGCAGCCCG GCCGCTTTGATGAGGTGCTGATCCGGCACCAGGTGAAGTACCTAGGGCTGATGGAGAACCTGCGCGTGCGCAGAGCCGGCTTTGCCTACCGCCGCAAATACGAGGCTTTCCTGcagag GTACAAGTCACTGTGCCCAGAGACATGGCCCACGTGGCCAGGACGGCCCCAGGATGGGGTGACTGTGCTGGCCAGGCACCTGGGCTACAAGCCGGAAGAGTACAAGATGGGCAG GACCAAGATCTTCATCCGCTTCCCCAAGACCCTGTTTGCCACAGAGGACGCCTTGGAGCTCCGACGGCAGAGCCTGG CCACGAAGATCCAGGCCACCTGGAGGGGCTTTCACTGCCGGCAGAAGTTCCTCCGGGTGAAGCGATCAG CTACCTGCATCCAGTCATGGTGGCGCGGAACACTGGGCCGGAGGAAGGCGGCCAGGAGGAAGTGGGCGGCGCAGACCATCCGGCG GCTCATCCAGGGCTTCATCCTGCGCCATGCGCCCCGTTGCCCCGAGAATGCCTTCTTCGTGGACCATGTGCGCACCTCTTTTCTGCTCAACCTTCGGCGGCAGCTGCCCCGGAATATTCTGGACACTTCTTGGCCCACGCCCCCACCTGCCCTGCGTGAG GCCTCAGAGCTGCTGCGGGAGCTGTGCCGGAAGAACATGGTGTGGAAATACTGCCGGAGCATCAGCCCCGAATGGAAGCAGCAG CTGCAGCAAAAGGCCGTTGCGAGTGAGATCTTCAAGGGCAAGAAGGACAATTACCCCCAGAGTGTCCCCAGACTCTTCATCAGCACGCGGCTCG GTGCAGATGAGATCAACCCCAGAGTGCTGCAGGCCCTGGGCTCGGAGCCCATCCAG TACGCCGTGCCCGTCGTGAAGTATGACCGCAAGGGCTACAAGCCGCGCTCCCGGCAGCTGCTGCTGACGCCCAATGCCGTGGTCATCGTGGAGGACGCCAAGGTCAAGCAGAGGATAGAGTACACCAACCTGACCG GAATCTCTGTCAGCAGCCTGAGTGACAGCCTCTTTGTGCTCCACGTGCAGCGTGAGGACAATAAGCAGAAG GGGGACGTGGTGCTACAGAGTGACCACGTGATCGAGACCCTGACCAAGACGGCCCTCAGCGCTGACCGAGTAAACAACATCAACATCAACCAGGGCAG CATCACGTTCGCAGGGGGGCCCGGCagggatggcatcattgacttcaCACCCGGCTCAGAGCTGCTCATCACCAAGGCCAAGAACGGGCACCTGGCTGTG GTGGCTCCGCGGCTGAACTCGCGGTGA
- the MYO1C gene encoding unconventional myosin-Ic isoform X1, which translates to MALQVELIPTGEIIRVVHPHRPCKLALGSDGVRVTMESALTARDRVGVQDFVLLENFTSEAAFIENLRRRFRENLIYTYIGPVLVSVNPYRDLQIYSRQHMERYRGVSFYEVPPHLFAVADTVYRALRTERRDQAVMISGESGAGKTEATKRLLQFYAETCPAPERGGAVRDRLLQSNPVLEAFGNAKTLRNDNSSRFGKYMDVQFDFKGAPVGGHILSYLLEKSRVVHQNHGERNFHIFYQLLEGGEEETLRRLGLERNPQSYLYLVKGQCAKVSSINDKSDWKVVRKALTVIDFTEDEVEDLLSIVASVLHLGNTHFAANEESNAQVTTENQLKYLTRLLGVEGSTLREALTHRKIIAKGEELLSPLNLEQAAYARDALAKAVYSRTFTWLVAKINRSLASKDAESPSWRSTTVLGLLDIYGFEVFQHNSFEQFCINYCNEKLQQLFIELTLKSEQEEYEAEGIAWEPVQYFNNKIICDLVEEKFKGIISILDEECLRPGEATDLTFLEKLEDTVKHHPHFLTHKLADQRTRKSLDRGEFRLLHYAGEVTYNVTGFLDKNNDLLFRNLKETMCSSENPILSQCFDRSELSDKKRPETVATQFKMSLLELVEILKSKEPAYVRCIKPNDSKQPGRFDEVLIRHQVKYLGLMENLRVRRAGFAYRRKYEAFLQRYKSLCPETWPTWPGRPQDGVTVLARHLGYKPEEYKMGRTKIFIRFPKTLFATEDALELRRQSLATKIQATWRGFHCRQKFLRVKRSATCIQSWWRGTLGRRKAARRKWAAQTIRRLIQGFILRHAPRCPENAFFVDHVRTSFLLNLRRQLPRNILDTSWPTPPPALREASELLRELCRKNMVWKYCRSISPEWKQQLQQKAVASEIFKGKKDNYPQSVPRLFISTRLGADEINPRVLQALGSEPIQYAVPVVKYDRKGYKPRSRQLLLTPNAVVIVEDAKVKQRIEYTNLTGISVSSLSDSLFVLHVQREDNKQKGDVVLQSDHVIETLTKTALSADRVNNININQGSITFAGGPGRDGIIDFTPGSELLITKAKNGHLAVVAPRLNSR; encoded by the exons ATGGCACTGCAAGTGGAGCTGATACCCACCGGGGAGATCATCCGCGTGGTCCACCCCCACAGGCCCTGCAAGCTA GCCCTGGGCAGTGACGGGGTGCGGGTCACCATGGAGAGCGCTCTGACCGCCCGTGATCGGGTGGGGGTACAGGACTTCGTGCTGCTGGAGAACTTCACCAGCGAGGCTGCCTTCATTGAGAACCTGCGACGGCGCTTCCGGGAGAACCTGATCTAT ACCTACATTGGCCCCGTGCTGGTTTCCGTCAACCCCTACCGGGACCTGCAGATCTACAGCCGGCAGCACATGGAGCGTTACCGAGGCGTCAGCTTCTATGAGGTTCCCCCTCACCT GTTCGCGGTGGCCGACACTGTCTATCGGGCACTACGCACGGAGCGCCGGGACCAGGCAGTGATGATCTCTGGGGAAAGCGGAGCAGGCAAGACTGAGGCCACCAAGCGGCTGCTGCAGTTCTATGCCGAGACCTGCCCAGCCCCTGAGCGGGGTGGTGCTGTGCGGGACCGGCTGCTGCAGAGCAACCCGGTGCTAGAG GCCTTTGGCAATGCGAAGACCCTCCGGAACGATAACTCCAGCAGGTTTGGGAAGTACATGGACGTGCAGTTTGACTTCAAG GGCGCCCCCGTGGGCGGCCACATCCTCAGTTACCTCCTGGAGAAGTCCCGGGTGGTGCACCAAAATCACGGGGAGAGGAACTTCCACATCTTCTACCAGCTGCTGGAGGGGGGTGAGGAGGAGACGCTGCGCAGGCTGGGCCTGGAACGGAACCCGCAGAGCTACCTGTACCTGGTGAAG GGCCAGTGCGCCAAAGTCTCCTCCATCAACGACAAGAGTGATTGGAAGGTGGTCAGGAAGGCCCTGACTGTCATCGACTTCACTGAGGACGAGGTGGAG GACCTGCTAAGCATCGTGGCCAGTGTCCTGCATCTGGGCAACACCCACTTTGCCGCCAATGAGGAGAGCAACGCTCAGGTCACCACCGAGAACCAGCTCAAGTACCTGACCAGG CTCCTTGGTGTGGAAGGCTCAACGTTGCGGGAAGCCCTGACCCACAGGAAGATCATCGCCAAGGGTGAAGAG CTCCTGAGCCCGCTGAACCTAGAACAGGCTGCGTATGCACGGGACGCCCTTGCCAAGGCCGTGTACAGTCGCACCTTTACCTGGCTGGTCGCGAAGATCAACAGGTCGCTGGCCTCCAAG GATGCCGAGAGCCCCAGCTGGCGGAGCACCACGGTCCTTGGGCTGCTGGACATTTACGGCTTTGAAGTGTTCCAGCACAACAG CTTTGAGCAGTTCTGCATAAATTACTGCAACGAAAAGCTGCAGCAGCTCTTCATCGAGCTCACCCTCAAGTCGGAGCAGGAGGAGTATGAAGCCGAGGGCATTGCG TGGGAGCCGGTCCAGTATTTCAACAACAAGATTATCTGTGACCTGGTGGAGGAGAAGTTCAAGGGCATCATCTCCATATTG GACGAGGAGTGTCTGCGTCCCGGGGAGGCCACGGACCTGACCTTCCTGGAGAAGCTAGAGGACACAGTCAAGCACCATCCACATTTCCTGAC GCACAAGCTGGCTGACCAGCGGACCAGGAAATCTCTGGACCGCGGGGAGTTCCGCCTCCTGCACTATGCTGGGGAGGTGACCTATAACGTGACCG GGTTTCTGGATAAAAACAACGACCTTCTCTTCCGGAACCTGAAGGAG ACCATGTGCAGCTCAGAGAATCCCATCCTGAGCCAGTGCTTCGACCGGAGTGAGCTCAGCGACAAGAAGCGGCCAGAGACG GTGGCCACCCAATTCAAGATGAGCCTCCTGGAGCTGGTAGAGATCTTGAAGTCAAAAGAGCCTGCCTATGTCCGCTGCATCAAGCCCAACGACTCCAAGCAGCCCG GCCGCTTTGATGAGGTGCTGATCCGGCACCAGGTGAAGTACCTAGGGCTGATGGAGAACCTGCGCGTGCGCAGAGCCGGCTTTGCCTACCGCCGCAAATACGAGGCTTTCCTGcagag GTACAAGTCACTGTGCCCAGAGACATGGCCCACGTGGCCAGGACGGCCCCAGGATGGGGTGACTGTGCTGGCCAGGCACCTGGGCTACAAGCCGGAAGAGTACAAGATGGGCAG GACCAAGATCTTCATCCGCTTCCCCAAGACCCTGTTTGCCACAGAGGACGCCTTGGAGCTCCGACGGCAGAGCCTGG CCACGAAGATCCAGGCCACCTGGAGGGGCTTTCACTGCCGGCAGAAGTTCCTCCGGGTGAAGCGATCAG CTACCTGCATCCAGTCATGGTGGCGCGGAACACTGGGCCGGAGGAAGGCGGCCAGGAGGAAGTGGGCGGCGCAGACCATCCGGCG GCTCATCCAGGGCTTCATCCTGCGCCATGCGCCCCGTTGCCCCGAGAATGCCTTCTTCGTGGACCATGTGCGCACCTCTTTTCTGCTCAACCTTCGGCGGCAGCTGCCCCGGAATATTCTGGACACTTCTTGGCCCACGCCCCCACCTGCCCTGCGTGAG GCCTCAGAGCTGCTGCGGGAGCTGTGCCGGAAGAACATGGTGTGGAAATACTGCCGGAGCATCAGCCCCGAATGGAAGCAGCAG CTGCAGCAAAAGGCCGTTGCGAGTGAGATCTTCAAGGGCAAGAAGGACAATTACCCCCAGAGTGTCCCCAGACTCTTCATCAGCACGCGGCTCG GTGCAGATGAGATCAACCCCAGAGTGCTGCAGGCCCTGGGCTCGGAGCCCATCCAG TACGCCGTGCCCGTCGTGAAGTATGACCGCAAGGGCTACAAGCCGCGCTCCCGGCAGCTGCTGCTGACGCCCAATGCCGTGGTCATCGTGGAGGACGCCAAGGTCAAGCAGAGGATAGAGTACACCAACCTGACCG GAATCTCTGTCAGCAGCCTGAGTGACAGCCTCTTTGTGCTCCACGTGCAGCGTGAGGACAATAAGCAGAAG GGGGACGTGGTGCTACAGAGTGACCACGTGATCGAGACCCTGACCAAGACGGCCCTCAGCGCTGACCGAGTAAACAACATCAACATCAACCAGGGCAG CATCACGTTCGCAGGGGGGCCCGGCagggatggcatcattgacttcaCACCCGGCTCAGAGCTGCTCATCACCAAGGCCAAGAACGGGCACCTGGCTGTG GTGGCTCCGCGGCTGAACTCGCGGTGA